One part of the Mya arenaria isolate MELC-2E11 chromosome 3, ASM2691426v1 genome encodes these proteins:
- the LOC128228375 gene encoding ubiquitin carboxyl-terminal hydrolase isozyme L3-like: MMVPRPVIAVMLLYPITEQSESAENKLGEEKQNVGGVYYMKQTVGNACGTVAVIHALANNQNSINFEDNKHFNKFLEDTLGKEPNEIANILENDSAMGAAHDDTAQEGQTEAPSRDDKINTHFIAFVCREEGLYELDGRKSGPVFHGKTTPDSLLEDAIEVVRKFMARDPTQLNFTLMALANVS; encoded by the exons ATGATGGTGCCCCGACCTGTGATCGCAGTCATGCTGCTCTACCCCATCACAGAACAG TCTGAGTCTGCTGAGAATAAGCTGGGTGAGGAAAAGCAGAATGTGGGTGGTGTGTACTACATGAAACAGACTGTTGGCAATGCATGTGGAACAGTAGCAGTTATACATGCCCTCGCTAACAATCAAAACTCAATCAACTTTGAAG acaataaacatttcaacaagTTTTTAGAAGACACGCTTGGTAAAGAACCCAATGAGATTGCAAATATTCTGGAAAATGATTCG GCGATGGGAGCAGCTCATGATGACACTGCACAGGAGGGACAGACAGAG GCACCTTCCAGAGATGACAAGATTAACACACACTTCATTGCGTTTGTGTGCAGAGAAGAAGGCCTCTATGAACTAG ATGGAAGGAAATCGGGACCAGTATTTCACGGCAAAACCACGCCAGACTCTTTACTAGAG GATGCTATTGAGGTGGTTCGGAAGTTCATGGCCAGGGACCCCACTCAACTCAACTTTACCCTGATGGCGCTTGCTAACGTCTCCTAG